In the genome of Gloeotrichia echinulata CP02, one region contains:
- a CDS encoding DUF6439 family protein, translated as MTQSSQLPKTSQLNEFSTLELAQALMQRLSISPDDWHRLKSNRNSRASEQAAAALVFLLKDQPQEALARLEQASGWLDRSISAPSCPSHGDKGLRHVSDV; from the coding sequence ATGACACAATCTAGCCAGCTACCTAAAACCAGCCAACTGAATGAATTTAGCACCTTGGAACTAGCCCAAGCCCTGATGCAAAGGCTCAGTATTTCTCCTGATGATTGGCATCGTCTCAAGTCTAACCGCAATTCCCGCGCTAGTGAACAAGCAGCAGCCGCTCTTGTGTTTTTGCTGAAAGATCAGCCGCAAGAAGCTCTGGCTCGATTAGAACAGGCCAGTGGTTGGTTAGATCGCTCGATCTCTGCACCTAGCTGTCCCAGTCACGGTGATAAAGGACTGAGACATGTATCGGATGTGTGA